In Leptidea sinapis chromosome 2, ilLepSina1.1, whole genome shotgun sequence, the sequence TTGAATGAACTTGTCGATGAATCTCTGGAGAAACTTATTTCAGTGGGCCGATCTGATTTGAATGATGAAACACGTCTCaaagtttttgaagttttcacaaATCCTGTTTTTGACAAGTTTTTAGCCACTGAAGAGCATCTTAAGTGTCTATTTATCGCAATTAATGATTCGAACCCTGATGTTGGCGAATTAGCCCTATGTGTAGTAAGCCGACTCAGCAACTTGAATCCAAGCTATACTACGCCTTTTTTGCGGCAACTATTTGTACAAATACTTCTAGAATTGCAACATTCAGAATCTTCGCGTCAGGAAGAACAGTCAATAAGAATGctggataatattataataaatgcgCCGAGGATTACAAGACAATATGTAGATACAATCCTGAAGGTTTTATTACCAAAGTTAATGGAGGATGAAAGTAGTTCAGTAATGATATCAACAATCCTTAAAGCCATTGGTGATTTAGCAGAAGTGAATGGAAGTTGTGCTGCTTTGTCTAAATGGATACCACAGTTGATGGCAAAACAAGTAGAAATACTCTCTGATGCAAACCAGCAAGAAAAGAGAAGTGTTGCGCTGTGGTCATTTGGACAGGCGATAAGCGCTGAAGGATGTGCTGTAACGCCGTACATGACGCATCCAAATTTGATGGATACGCTTCTTAACTTTCTAAAAACCGAACAACAAAGTAGTGACAGGAGGGAGACGATCCGTGTTTTAGGTTTGTTGGGTGCCTTGGACCCATATCAACATCGGGTCAATCAAGGACATATAGATCTTCAGACCATTTCAACACTTATACCGACTCCAGAAATTATTGATACAATTGAGAACTTCGATTCGAGCGTTGGTGAAATGTTTGTAAGCATGTCGCCGATTGTTCTAGATGAATTTTGCGCCGCGATTTCAGTGACGTCACTGTTGCAAATATTACGTGATCCTCTTTTAGCGCAGCATCATATTAGTGTTGTTTATTCTGTAACACTTATATTTGAAACTTTGGGAATCAAATGCGTGccatacatatcgcgagtaaCGCCTAGTCTTCTTCACGTAATACGCAACACGGACAGTGAAAACTTCCGAGAATTTCTCATCACTCAATTGGCTCAATTGATTTCGGTCGTGAAAATACATATTCGGCCGTATTTAGAAGACATTTTTCATCTTATACGCGAGTATTGGACTCCAGACAGTCAAATGCAGGCGACTATGATTCTTTTATTGGAACATATCACAGTTGCGATTGGTACCGAATTCAAAGTGcacattagaaatattttaccgaatattttaaaattattaaagaatgACAAAAGCAAGGACCGAATTTTAACAGAGAAAATGCTACTAGCTATACAAAAGTTCGAGAACAATTTAGATGATGTTCTCTTAACGATGATTCCAGCGATCACGGCGTTGTTTGACGGCAGAAATATCCCAAAATCGATATCGAAACTGGCAATGGAGACAATTGAACATTTATCCATGCATTTGTATCTAAAACCTTATTCTGCAGTACTGATACAAAGTATTGCACATGTCTTGGAGAACAGTCCAGCCTTACGGCCTACAGCGATGAAAACGCTTTGCGCCTTAATAGTTCAGTTGGGACGGGactatatctattatattagtTCTATCGATAGAATAATAAGGAAGAATAAAATACATTGTCTAAATTATGTCGTTTTGGTATCGAGACTTGAAGTTACCTCAACACTTGCATCTGATGACGATTATTTAGCGGAAACCAGGTCCAGATTGAGAAATCGGAAGACtgatgtaattataataattgtttttaaatattcactCTACAAATTTACAACTGTTTATCAACTAACCGTGAATGATTTTAGGTGGTAAGGAATGatcaaaatactaaaaaattgGTACTGAATACACAAAATCTGCGAAAATGTTGGTCAGTGAATAA encodes:
- the LOC126974080 gene encoding serine/threonine-protein kinase Tor-like produces the protein MAQQISRSHNVHQMLLLVIPRLAAFNRELFATKHLKSTINHLITFLCGRDKERAMAFTTLGLICVAIKSNIDKYSNRIIEVIKSTLTIKDASKKRYGIDTSLLKCVTLLGFAMKENIASELKKLLDPMCATGLSPQLTTCFKELSQNVPSLQEEITNRQLNILSLILRKKPYLLNTSSDVQKNYNFSTAVYMEPHDASKLVLALRTLGAFDFEWNNTMMSFIRRCTEHYLQSEQHDVRLESIKTIARLLIKAVDRCSQTNSQTLNELVDESLEKLISVGRSDLNDETRLKVFEVFTNPVFDKFLATEEHLKCLFIAINDSNPDVGELALCVVSRLSNLNPSYTTPFLRQLFVQILLELQHSESSRQEEQSIRMLDNIIINAPRITRQYVDTILKVLLPKLMEDESSSVMISTILKAIGDLAEVNGSCAALSKWIPQLMAKQVEILSDANQQEKRSVALWSFGQAISAEGCAVTPYMTHPNLMDTLLNFLKTEQQSSDRRETIRVLGLLGALDPYQHRVNQGHIDLQTISTLIPTPEIIDTIENFDSSVGEMFVSMSPIVLDEFCAAISVTSLLQILRDPLLAQHHISVVYSVTLIFETLGIKCVPYISRVTPSLLHVIRNTDSENFREFLITQLAQLISVVKIHIRPYLEDIFHLIREYWTPDSQMQATMILLLEHITVAIGTEFKVHIRNILPNILKLLKNDKSKDRILTEKMLLAIQKFENNLDDVLLTMIPAITALFDGRNIPKSISKLAMETIEHLSMHLYLKPYSAVLIQSIAHVLENSPALRPTAMKTLCALIVQLGRDYIYYISSIDRIIRKNKIHCLNYVVLVSRLEVTSTLASDDDYLAETRSRLRNRKTDVIIIIVFKYSLYKFTTVYQLTVNDFRW